The genomic window GCAGCGATCCTACGAGGCCAATCTCAACATCATCAGTGCGACGCGCCGGATGATCCAGCGCACGCTCGACATCCTCAAGAGCTGAACAGGACATTTGAGCCATGGCATCACCGACAATCGCCGCCAATGCTTACGCTAGTCTCGCCCGCGTGCTGGAGAATAGCGGCGCCGGCAAGGGCAGCGAGCCCAGCGGACAATCCTTCGCTTCGCTGCTGAAAGACGCTGTCGGCAGCGTCATGGAGTCCGGCCGCAAGTCCGATGCGCAGACGGTGGCGATGGCCGCCGGCAAGGCCAACGTGATGGACGTTGTGACGGCGGTCGCCGACACCGATGTCGCGGTGTCCACGCTGGTCTCGGTCCGCGATCGCGTGATCGCGGCCTATGAAGACATCATGAAGATGCCGATCTGATTTGGGAATGGCGCTCGCCCCAATCGTCATTGCGAGCGCAGCGAAGCAATCCAGAGTCTTTCCGCAGGCGCCAGTCTGGATTGCTTCGCTGCGCTCGCAATGACGGGGATAGGTCTTCGCACCGCTTCAAGCGCGTGAGGAGGCGAGGAACGAATAAAGGAAGTTTGCAATGACCGGACCCGAAACCCTCGACGTCGCGCGCGATGCGATCTGGACCATCGTGATCGTGTCGTCGCCGCTGATGGTGGTCGGCCTCGTGGTCGGCGTCATCGTATCGCTGTTCCAGGCGCTGACGCAGATTCAGGAGCAGACGCTGATCTATGTGCCGAAGATCCTGGCCATCTTCGCCACGATGCTGTTGGCGCTGCCGTTCATGGCCGACTCGCTCCACGCCCACATGCTGCGGATCTCGTCGCGAATCATCGGCGGCTGAGGCAAGATGCGTAAACCATGCGCATCGACGTCTCGCTGCTGCCGGCGCTCGCCGCTTCCTTCATGCTCGCCTTCGCCCGGGTCGGTGCGATGGTGATGCTGCTGCCGGGCCTGGGTGAGACCAACATCCCGACGCGGATCAAGCTGTCGATCGCGCTGCTGCTCACGCTAATCATCCTGCCCCTGCACCGCAATGCCTATCAGGTCGACATGGGCTCGCTCGCGCCGCTCCTGGTCCTGATGCTGCATGAGATCGCGATCGGCATCGTGCTGGGCGCGACCGCCCGTGTGACGCTTTCGGCTCTGCAAGTCGCCGGCTCCGTGATCGCGCAGCAGATGGGGCTCGGCTTCGTCACCTCGGTCGATCCGACGCAGGGACAGCAGGGCGTGCTCGTCGGCAATTTCCTGACCATGCTGGGCGTGACCTTGTTGTTTGCCACCGACAGCCACCATCTGGTGATCGCGGCGCTGAACGACAGTTACAAGATCTTCTCGCCGGGCGAGACCGTCTCGAGCGGCGACATCGCCTCGCTGGCAACGCGGGCCTTTGCAGCCGCGTTCCGCCTGGGCTTGCAACTCTCCGGACCGTTTCTGGTGTTCGGCCTCGTCTTCAACATCGGGTTAGGTGTGCTGGCGCGGCTGATGCCGCAGATGCAGGTCTATTTCGTCGGCGTGCCGCTCTCGATCTTCGCGGGCTTTCTGGTCCTCGCCGTGGTGCTCACGGCGATGATGGGTACGTTTCTCGACTATTTCATCGGTGTCATGCACCAGATGATGCCGCTCAAATAGGTGATCGATGGCTGAAGACAACGATCCCGAGAGTCAAACAGAAGACCCGACGCAAAAGCGCCTTGACGATGCGCTCGAACGCGGCGACGTCGCCAAGAGCCAGGAGATCAACACCTGGTTCATGATGGCGGGTGGCACGCTGGTGGTCTCGACCTTCTCGGGCTCGGTCGGCAGCGGGCTGCTGACGCCGATGCGCAACCTGCTCGCCAATTCCTGGATGATCAAGACCGACGGCAAGGCTCTGCTCGCGCTGATGCAGCAGATCGAGTTCGCCGTGCTCACGGCAATCGGCGTGCCCCTCTTGATGCTGGTGCTGGCGGCGATTGCCGGCAACATGCTCCAGCACCGTCTGGTGTGGTCGGCCGAATCCCTGAAACCCAAATTCAGCAAGATCTCGCCCGGCGCCGGCTTCAAGCGCATCTTCGGCAAGCAGGCGGCGGCGAACTTCCTGAAAGGCCTCGGCAAGCTGATCGCGCTCAGCGTGGTCATGACCATGATCCTGTGGCCGGAGCGCCATCGCATGGAGGCGATGGTCAAGCTCGATCCGGCCGCGATGCTCGGCGCCACCACCAGCATGACCATCCACCTGCTCGGCGCGGTGGTGGCGGCGCTCGCGATCGTCGCCATCGCCGACTATTTCTTCCAGTACCGCAGCTGGTTCCAGCGGCAGAAGATGTCGCTCCAGGAGATCAAGGAAGAGTTCAAGCAGTCCGAAGGCGACCCCCATATCAAGGGCAAAATCAGGCAACTCCGGCAGCAGCGCGCCAAGAAGCGCATGATGGCGGCGGTTCCCAAGGCCTCCGTGATCATCACCAACCCGACCCACTATTCGGTCGCGCTGTCCTACGAGCGCGGCATGTCGGCGCCGATCTGCGTCGCCAAAGGTGTCGACAACCTCGCCTTCAAGATCCGGGAGATCGCGCGCGAGCACGATATTCCCATCGTCGAGAACGTGCCGCTCGCCCGTGCGCTCTACGCCACCGTCGACATCGACCAGGAAATCCCGACCGAGCACTACCATGCGGTCGCCGAAGTCATCGGCTACGTTATGCGGCTGAAGCGCGGATTCGGCGCCGGGCGGGGATAAAATGCCGGAAAAGTACCGGAAATGGCCGTAATCTGGGAATCAGCGTACCTTTCGCTGCTGCCGCTCTTGCACCTTTGGGTCCGATTCAGGCAGGGAGGACCCCGTGCGCGCCGTAGCGCGTTGATTCTCTGCCGACAGGCTGCGCCAGCTTGAGATGACTGCTGAGACCGACCACGACCTCACACGCGAGCCCGTAGCGGCGCACGAGCCGTCGCCGCGCTCGGGTAGCATCGCGCTGGTGCTGCTGGTGGCCGCCGGCCTCGTCGCGGTCGCCGTCGGGCTGATGACGCTCGGGCGCGCGCAGGCGCAGCCCTATATCCTCGGCATCCTCGCCGTGCTGGCGATGGTCGGCCTGTTCAACTTGTTCGCCTTCGCCGCCGGCATTATCCGCTTCGCCGACCGTAATCTCGACGATCCCATCATTGCCCGCATCTCCGATCACTCGTTCGACGGGCTCGCGGTCACCGATGCGCGCGGGCATGTGGTCTATTCCAATGCGGCCTATCTGACGCTGACCGGCGCCACCGGCCCACAGGACGTGCGTCCCGTCGAGCGCGTCTTCATCGGCAACCCTGACGTCTCCGAAGCCGTGTTCCGCCTGCTCAAAGCCGCCCGCGAGGGCAAGCGGCAGCAGGAGGAGGTGCGCATCTCCGGCCAGGACGGCAATCAGGGCCGCTGGCTGCGCATGCGGGTGCGCCCGCTCGGCACCGGCAAGCGCGAGGCGAAATATGCGGTGTGGTCGATCGCCGATATCACCCGCGACCGCGAGCGCCAGGAAGACGTGTTCCAGGAGCTCCAGCACGCGATCGAATATCTCGATCACGCGCCTTGCGGCTTCTTCTCGGTCAATCCGGCCGGCGAGCTCGCCTATGTCAACGCGACGCTGGCGAACTGGCTGGACTACGACCTCGCCGAGATCGGCTCGGGTGGATTGAAGCTCACCGACATCGTCTCCGGCGACGGCGCCTCGCTATTGACCTCGATCGTGGCGGTGCCGGGCGAGGTGAAGACCGAGGTCTTCGACATCGACCTGCGCATGCGCACGGGCAGGACCATGCCGGTGCGGCTCTATCACAAGCTCGCCTTCGGCGCCGACGGTGCGCCGGGGCCGTCGCGCACGCTCGTGATCAGCCGCGCCCGCGACGAGCGCAGCGATCCCGACCGCGCCGCCGAAGTGCGCTTCATGCGCTTCTTCGACCACACGCCGATGGCGATTGCGACCGTCGACCGCGGCGGCAACGTCGTGCGCGCGAATGCGCGCTACGCCAAGCTCGGGCAGGCGCTCGGGCTCGAGAGCGCCTCCAAGTCGATCTTCCGCGCGGTCAATTCGCGCGATCGGCACCTGTTGATCGCGGCC from Bradyrhizobium zhanjiangense includes these protein-coding regions:
- the fliE gene encoding flagellar hook-basal body complex protein FliE: MASPTIAANAYASLARVLENSGAGKGSEPSGQSFASLLKDAVGSVMESGRKSDAQTVAMAAGKANVMDVVTAVADTDVAVSTLVSVRDRVIAAYEDIMKMPI
- the fliQ gene encoding flagellar biosynthesis protein FliQ, with translation MTGPETLDVARDAIWTIVIVSSPLMVVGLVVGVIVSLFQALTQIQEQTLIYVPKILAIFATMLLALPFMADSLHAHMLRISSRIIGG
- the fliR gene encoding flagellar biosynthetic protein FliR; translation: MRIDVSLLPALAASFMLAFARVGAMVMLLPGLGETNIPTRIKLSIALLLTLIILPLHRNAYQVDMGSLAPLLVLMLHEIAIGIVLGATARVTLSALQVAGSVIAQQMGLGFVTSVDPTQGQQGVLVGNFLTMLGVTLLFATDSHHLVIAALNDSYKIFSPGETVSSGDIASLATRAFAAAFRLGLQLSGPFLVFGLVFNIGLGVLARLMPQMQVYFVGVPLSIFAGFLVLAVVLTAMMGTFLDYFIGVMHQMMPLK
- the flhB gene encoding flagellar biosynthesis protein FlhB, translated to MAEDNDPESQTEDPTQKRLDDALERGDVAKSQEINTWFMMAGGTLVVSTFSGSVGSGLLTPMRNLLANSWMIKTDGKALLALMQQIEFAVLTAIGVPLLMLVLAAIAGNMLQHRLVWSAESLKPKFSKISPGAGFKRIFGKQAAANFLKGLGKLIALSVVMTMILWPERHRMEAMVKLDPAAMLGATTSMTIHLLGAVVAALAIVAIADYFFQYRSWFQRQKMSLQEIKEEFKQSEGDPHIKGKIRQLRQQRAKKRMMAAVPKASVIITNPTHYSVALSYERGMSAPICVAKGVDNLAFKIREIAREHDIPIVENVPLARALYATVDIDQEIPTEHYHAVAEVIGYVMRLKRGFGAGRG